One stretch of Patescibacteria group bacterium DNA includes these proteins:
- the asnS gene encoding asparagine--tRNA ligase, which produces MSNQNIKQLYKETKKYLNEDIALKGWIRNIRSSNAFGFIELNDGSFFKSIQVVFENNLDNFEEISKVGIGSAISVKGILVKSEGGGQDFEVKASGVLIEGDSEHDYPLQKKRHSFEYLRTIAHLRHRSNTFSAVFRMRSSLSFAIHQFFQERNYIYSHTPIITTSDCEGAGEMFRVTTLDDKSAKKDDKGNIDYSEDFFGKLSGLTVSGQLNAEALAHGFKDVYTFGPTFRAENSHTTRHAAEFWMLEPEVAFADLNDNMDLAEDLINHMINHVIDHLPEEMEFFNKFIDKGLLERLEKIRSSKFERITYTKAIEILEAATKKFEFPVKWGIDLQTEHERYICEEVFDKPVFVTDYPKEIKAFYMRLNDDKKTVAAMDLLVPGIGEIIGGSQREERLEVLTERMKEAGLNPSEYQWYLDLRKYGGTKHAGFGLGFERVIMYFTGMQNIRDVIAFPRTPKNAEF; this is translated from the coding sequence ATGTCAAATCAAAATATCAAACAACTATATAAGGAAACTAAAAAATATTTAAATGAGGATATTGCTCTAAAGGGTTGGATTCGAAATATTCGTTCTTCAAATGCTTTTGGGTTTATTGAGCTAAATGATGGTAGTTTTTTTAAAAGCATTCAGGTTGTTTTTGAAAATAACTTAGATAATTTTGAAGAAATTTCAAAAGTAGGCATCGGTTCAGCAATTTCTGTAAAAGGAATTTTAGTTAAGTCAGAAGGTGGAGGACAAGATTTTGAAGTTAAAGCTAGTGGAGTTTTGATTGAAGGTGATTCCGAGCATGACTATCCATTGCAAAAGAAAAGACATTCTTTTGAATATTTGAGAACAATTGCTCATTTGCGTCATCGTTCAAATACTTTTTCGGCAGTTTTTAGGATGCGTTCAAGTTTGAGTTTCGCTATTCATCAATTTTTTCAAGAAAGAAACTATATTTACTCCCACACCCCAATTATCACAACTAGTGATTGTGAGGGGGCAGGAGAAATGTTCCGAGTAACAACTCTTGATGACAAAAGTGCTAAAAAAGATGATAAAGGGAATATAGACTACAGTGAAGATTTTTTTGGAAAGCTGTCCGGACTTACAGTTTCCGGACAATTAAACGCGGAGGCTCTAGCTCATGGCTTTAAGGACGTCTATACTTTTGGTCCAACTTTTCGAGCGGAGAATTCCCACACCACAAGGCATGCCGCTGAGTTTTGGATGCTAGAGCCAGAGGTCGCTTTTGCAGACTTGAATGATAATATGGATTTAGCAGAAGATTTGATCAATCACATGATAAATCACGTGATTGATCATTTGCCAGAAGAGATGGAATTTTTTAATAAATTTATCGACAAAGGCTTACTGGAAAGATTAGAAAAAATTAGGAGTTCAAAGTTTGAAAGGATTACCTACACAAAAGCTATTGAGATACTTGAAGCAGCAACCAAGAAATTTGAATTTCCAGTGAAGTGGGGGATTGATTTACAAACTGAACACGAGCGATATATTTGTGAAGAAGTTTTTGATAAACCAGTTTTTGTGACAGATTATCCAAAAGAAATAAAAGCTTTTTATATGCGATTAAACGATGACAAAAAAACCGTCGCCGCTATGGACTTGCTCGTTCCGGGAATTGGAGAAATTATCGGAGGCTCACAGAGAGAGGAACGCCTAGAAGTGTTAACAGAGAGAATGAAAGAAGCCGGTCTCAATCCAAGTGAATATCAATGGTATCTTGATTTACGAAAATACGGAGGCACAAAACACGCCGGCTTTGGTCTCGGATTTGAAAGAGTAATAATGTATTTTACTGGAATGCAAAATATCCGAGATGTCATAGCATTCCCAAGAACTCCAAAAAATGCCGAATTTTAA
- the aspS gene encoding aspartate--tRNA ligase: MIRTHTCGELTKKEVGQEVILTGWVHRRRDHGGIIFIDLRDKYGLSQVKFDPEIDKAAIEIANKFRSEWVIKVVGKVVARPDDMINKKMATGEIEVEVIETEVLSESKTPPFELDEEKAGEANEAIRLKYRFIDLRREKLQKMLQTRHNFIRYIRDYFEKEKFLEVQTPILANSSPEGARDFLVPSRLHPGTFYALPQAPQQFKQLLMVGGIDKYFQIAPCFRDEDPRSDRHPGEFYQVDLEMSYANQEDVWAVVEKLMIELTNEFSDKKIINEPFPRITYHDVLEKYGSDKPDLRFDMQIQVVTDKVKDSGFSVFSGAVANGGVVHALKVDGGAKFSRREIDELTEVARSKDAKGLAYITFKEDGSLNSPIIKFLGEDLAKSLMEDLGAKAGDIVFFGADKWKVVCESLGAVRSECGERLGLKDPKKAAWLWIYDYPMYDYSELEEGKIDFSHNPFSMPQGGMEALETMDPLDIKAYQYDLVVNGFEISSGAIRNHKPEVMYKAFEIAGYTKEDVDAKFGGMIKAFQYGAPPHGGIAPGLDRLLMVLLDGDSIRDIYAFPKDGQARDAMMDSPSVVDEKQLKDVHIRLRKND, translated from the coding sequence ATGATTAGAACACATACTTGCGGAGAGTTAACAAAAAAAGAAGTAGGTCAAGAAGTAATATTAACTGGCTGGGTTCACAGAAGACGTGACCATGGTGGTATTATTTTTATTGATCTCAGGGATAAATATGGTTTGAGTCAAGTGAAGTTTGATCCAGAAATAGATAAAGCAGCCATTGAAATAGCTAACAAATTTAGAAGTGAATGGGTTATTAAGGTTGTTGGAAAAGTAGTAGCACGCCCAGATGATATGATTAACAAAAAGATGGCTACAGGTGAGATTGAAGTTGAAGTGATTGAAACTGAAGTTTTAAGTGAATCAAAAACACCTCCTTTTGAGTTGGATGAAGAAAAGGCTGGAGAAGCCAATGAAGCTATAAGATTGAAATATAGGTTTATCGATTTAAGAAGAGAGAAGCTTCAAAAAATGTTGCAAACCAGACATAATTTTATTCGCTATATTAGAGACTATTTTGAAAAAGAAAAATTTCTTGAAGTTCAAACTCCAATCCTAGCTAATTCAAGTCCTGAAGGTGCTCGTGACTTTTTGGTACCTTCAAGATTACATCCCGGAACATTTTACGCTCTCCCTCAAGCACCTCAACAATTTAAACAACTTTTGATGGTTGGTGGTATCGATAAATATTTTCAAATTGCTCCATGTTTTCGTGATGAAGATCCTCGTTCCGATAGACATCCAGGAGAATTCTACCAAGTAGATCTTGAAATGAGTTATGCAAATCAAGAAGATGTTTGGGCGGTAGTAGAAAAATTAATGATAGAATTAACAAACGAGTTTTCAGATAAAAAAATAATAAATGAACCTTTCCCTAGGATTACTTATCATGATGTTCTAGAAAAATATGGCTCTGATAAACCAGATCTTCGTTTTGATATGCAGATTCAGGTTGTTACTGACAAAGTTAAGGACAGCGGTTTTTCTGTTTTCTCTGGAGCAGTGGCTAATGGAGGAGTGGTCCACGCTTTGAAAGTAGATGGCGGAGCTAAATTTAGCAGAAGAGAAATTGATGAGCTAACAGAAGTGGCTAGATCAAAAGACGCTAAGGGACTTGCCTATATTACATTTAAGGAAGACGGAAGTCTAAATTCTCCAATTATTAAATTTCTTGGTGAAGACTTAGCTAAAAGTTTAATGGAAGATCTCGGTGCAAAGGCAGGTGATATTGTATTCTTTGGAGCAGACAAGTGGAAAGTAGTTTGTGAGTCACTAGGAGCAGTCAGAAGTGAATGTGGAGAAAGACTTGGACTGAAAGATCCTAAAAAAGCTGCTTGGCTTTGGATTTATGATTATCCAATGTATGATTATTCTGAACTTGAAGAAGGTAAAATTGATTTTTCACACAATCCTTTTTCTATGCCACAAGGTGGAATGGAGGCACTTGAAACCATGGACCCACTAGACATCAAAGCATACCAATACGACTTAGTTGTAAATGGATTTGAAATATCATCAGGAGCTATCAGAAATCACAAACCAGAAGTAATGTACAAGGCTTTTGAAATAGCTGGTTATACAAAAGAAGATGTTGATGCAAAATTTGGCGGAATGATTAAAGCCTTTCAATACGGTGCTCCACCTCATGGAGGAATCGCTCCAGGACTTGATAGACTTTTAATGGTTTTACTTGATGGTGATTCAATTAGAGATATTTATGCCTTTCCAAAAGACGGGCAAGCAAGAGATGCCATGATGGATTCACCTTCGGTAGTTGATGAAAAACAATTAAAAGATGTACACATCAGACTTCGTAAGAATGATTAA